attatAAAATAGACAATCACAATTGTTAGTTGATCAAATCGTTCCAGATCATTTCAGGATGATCTAGTCTATGGTCCTAATAAAGATCAACCAATTTtactgtgaattttttttaataattccaCTTTAAACTCACCCTATCTGGTAATATACAGTTAAAGACTGCATGTCATCATTGATGCTAAAGGGGTCAATACACGATATTAAGAACTAAATGTATGCAACTTTTTGAACAGGGATTATTTCCTCATATactttattgtcatgttttgtttgatgCTGTCATGTTCTGGGCCATTCTGTTATTCCTTACATCATATGAACTTGAAACCTTGGtacctgccatccatgtggattttactttgacatgtaccacctacctaagcactggtgcagaccatgtacacccttttatGGAAACgctattccctgatggctgtggcctgtttgtttgtttttgtgtatttgttctttGTGTATTTGCTATTTATTGATGCTTCCTTTGTATAAGTTTTATCATTTCGTAGCCCACTTGTGTTTAGGACAACCTTGAAAAGGAGATGCTACACCTCGAGGAGCTATCGTCTCAAGAAATTCAAATCTACTTAAAGAGAAAGTGCTTCCTAAAAAGAGAATTCAAGAAAAGCCTAAAGTTTAGAAGTAAAAGTTGCTCTTTCATTTGGCACAGCCTGGATGAAGCAATGCTGTACTACTATTTTTCATGTCAActgcaaacaaagaaaaaaaaacaaacaaaggtcACATCTTGTATTGTTATGTGTTACACCATGCTCCAACGTACATGAGCTATATACATTTGTCATATTGTTGGTGCCCCATGAAATTGTTCTTCCATTTTCAGTTCTGTTGAAAGACTGTGGATGGTCTATGGTGGTAAAGACACTGTCGAGCTTCTTCAGGATAGGAAGGGTAGTGCAGTTTTTTTTCACATGGGGATTAGTGACCGTTCCAGGGAGTggtctggtcctgctgctttaaATGGTTAAAACTGACCACCTTCCTGTTACTCAGTGCATGTTCAGAAATAATCCCTCCTCATGGAAAGTTTATTGAATAGagttttttataattattataatgtgagtgtgtgtgtgtgtgttgtttcacaGAATTCAACACAGACCATCGTACTAAGACAGTAAAGTCTGATCCTGAGGTTGATGAAATGATTGTGTGAGAAAGTCGGATGGATTAAGATAAAGGAGATTCAATGTGAATACcacaattttcacattttttagttaagctgttcttattaaaatgaGAGCTTTTACTTATTAATCTTTAGGAATTCACTGCTTAAGAAGTGATCTATGAGCAGTAGATATGGAGAGCTGTGCAGTAACTCCAGTGGAGAGGAAAACCATTATTGAGCCGATtgaaatttaacagttttttatttatcagtcacaacaacaacaaaaaagtattTTTCTATGTTATTAAAGAATCATTTTAACAATCTATCTGTTATACAATGTTTAATGTAAAATCTATtatcaaaaaatgtaaaatatattatcaacaaatgtaaaatctattatcaaaaaatgtaaaatatattatctaaaaatgtaaaatctattatcaacaaatgtaaaatctattatcaaaaaatgtaaaatatattatctaAAAATGCAAAATCTATTATCAACAAATGTAAAATCTATtatcaaaaaatgtaaaatatattatctaaaaatgtaaaatctattatcaacaaatgtaaaatctattatcaacaaatgtaaaatctattatcaaaaaatgtaaaatatattatctaaaaatgtaaaactattatcgaaaaatgtaaaatatattatctaaaaatgtaaaactattaTCAAAAAATGTAACATATATTAtcgaaaaatgtaaaatctattatctataaaatctaaatatataatctttattttctgctctcTTATTGAGCATCTCCTGGCTTGCTATTTACAGCTTCAGCCCCAGCTTCTTCCTGAACCATGTTTTCAGCCTCAtccatttctaaaaaaaaaaccaaaaaaacaatctTTATTAGCTTTTTcaatatgatgtaatgtttaGATTGTATTAATTGACACAGATAAAATGTTGCACTTCAGTTCCTCAAtaatttaatatcagcagatctccaggtacattactgacatcatgacatgatattaatattcatacctGCTTTGTTGACCCggactttcttttttcttctgccTCGTCTCCTGACTTTTTGGTCCgtttcttcttctgctttttaATGTTGGTGCTTTCCTCAGCTGATGTGCTGTTCTCTGTGTCAGCATCTCCTGACTTGCTTTCTAAAGTgtcagcctcagcttcagcatcagcatcaaacTCAACTTGAGTCTgagcttcagcctcagctacaGCCTCAACTGTCACATCAGCCTCAGCACCAGTTTCAGTCTCAGCTTCCTTCTCGCCCTCGACCTCAGCCTCAGCATCGACTGCTTCAGTCTCGGCTTCCacttcagcttcagcttcaacaacagcttcagcttcagcctcaacTTCTGCCTTATcacctttaaagaaaaaaaaacattattctcCTTTTCAGTATGAGGTAATGTTTAGATTGTATTAATTGACACAGACAAAATGTTTTACTTCAATtcctcattaatttaatatcagcagaTCTCCAGGTACATTACTGACATCGTGACATGAGATTAATATTCATACCTGCTTTCTTGGCCCGAAGCCTCTTTTTTACTCCGCCTCGTGACCCTCTCATCcgccttttcttttccttttcaccACTGGCGTTTTCCACAGCAGATGTGATGTTCGCTGATTCAACAGCTTCAGCCTGGATCAAGTTTCCAGTCTCATCTACTTCTGAAAAAATAATTAGCATTTAAAATGTGGTGTAATGTTTAGATTCATTGATAATGTTTATTCATTGATACAGTTAAAATGTTTCATACCAATtcctcattaatttaatatcagcagatctccaggtacattactgacatcattattaatattcatacctGCTTTGTTGACCtggtttttattctttcttcttcttcctgctcGTCTCCCTCTCCtggtcttcttcttcctctccttttctttgaCGCTGCTTTCCTCAGCAACAGCCTGAGTCTCGGTTTCCTCATCTACTTCAGAAAAGAAATCATGATTCACAATTAAAATCTGATATAAAGTTTTGACTACATTAATTGACACAGATAAACttcattattattgatatttattatgtaattaggAAATAATATACAAACG
The window above is part of the Hemibagrus wyckioides isolate EC202008001 linkage group LG17, SWU_Hwy_1.0, whole genome shotgun sequence genome. Proteins encoded here:
- the LOC131368357 gene encoding uncharacterized protein LOC131368357 isoform X2, whose amino-acid sequence is MESFVTSLDGFLNEETETQAVAEESSVKEKERKKKTRRGRRAGRRRKNKNQVNKAEVDETGNLIQAEAVESANITSAVENASGEKEKKRRMRGSRGGVKKRLRAKKAGDKAEVEAEAEAVVEAEAEVEAETEAVDAEAEVEGEKEAETETGAEADVTVEAVAEAEAQTQVEFDADAEAEADTLESKSGDADTENSTSAEESTNIKKQKKKRTKKSGDEAEEKRKSGSTKQKWMRLKTWFRKKLGLKL
- the LOC131368357 gene encoding uncharacterized protein LOC131368357 isoform X1, with product MESFVTSLDGFLIDEETETQAVAEESSVKEKERKKKTRRGRRAGRRRKNKNQVNKAEVDETGNLIQAEAVESANITSAVENASGEKEKKRRMRGSRGGVKKRLRAKKAGDKAEVEAEAEAVVEAEAEVEAETEAVDAEAEVEGEKEAETETGAEADVTVEAVAEAEAQTQVEFDADAEAEADTLESKSGDADTENSTSAEESTNIKKQKKKRTKKSGDEAEEKRKSGSTKQKWMRLKTWFRKKLGLKL